ACAGGTGTGCCTGAAGTACGCCCTGCTGTGGGTGGTGCTGGCGGGGACCGCCATCGTGCTGTTCGACTGGATGCGGCACTGGCTGTTTCAAGAGGAGCGGCCCCACTACCGCTGGATCTGAGAGGAGGGATGCAGGATCGGAACGGAGGTGCTCTGCGCGCTGATCGCCGGAGCGGCTACCGTACTGGCGGCTGGGGCGGAATACCGCTCCCGGAAGAGTGCCAGGCGAGCAGAGGCCCGGGCAGCGCGCCGGGCTACGGAGAGCAGGCTGGCTATGGATCTGATGTACGCCACCTGTTCGTTGTCCCTGACCACGGCCAAAAAGTTGGCGGGTCAACATACCAACGGCGACGTGGAGGAGGCCATGCGTGCAGCGGAGACGGCCCGCACGGCGTATATCGGCTTCGTCCGCAGCGAGGCGGCCCACAGCGTCAGTAAAATTTGAGCCGGGCAGGACCCGGAGAGAGGATGGTACATAAGATGAAAACCCTGGAGGAAGTGCTGTACGATTACACCAGAGGAGAGAAGACTCTGGAGGAGGCCAACAAGGCCCTGAAGGAGCTGGGGTGCGGGCTCACCCTGGACCCCACCCGCAATCTCTTCTCCGCCCGGGAGCTGCTGGAGACCCGGGCGGGAGAGACGCCGGACGAGGCCAACGGCTGGGGCATTCTGGACCACGGTGTGGGCAGCCTGGAAAAGGTCCATGTGGTGAACGGCCGCACGGTGGACGTGGACATGGGCCAGGAGACCGCCTATGTCTATATGCCCGGAAAGCGATACCGCCTGCGGGGCGATGTGCTGACGGAGGAGGACTGAGATGGAGCTGCTGACACAGCGCTTGGCCAGCCTGCTGACGGTGAAGAGTCTGGTGACGGTGATTCTGACGGCGGTATTTGCTGCCATGGCCGGAACGGGCCGGGTGACCGCGGAGCAGTTCTTGACCGTGTTCACCGTGGTGATCGCTTTTTACTTCGGCACGCAGGCGGAAAAGCGGGCCCGGGAATGAGCGTGGGGACATACAGCCTTGCCCGGGAGGGGGACAAGCTGCTGTCCCCCCACTTCCGGGTGCGGGAGTTCGCCTGCCGGGACGGGGCAGACCTGGTGAAGATCGACACGGATCTGGTGGAGCTGCTGGAGCGGATCCGCACTGCCGCCTGCGGGGCGGTGACCGTCAACAGCGGGTACCGCACCGCTTCTTACAATCAGAAGGTGGGCGGCGCCAGAGCCAGCCAGCACCTGCTGGGCAGGGCGGCGGATATTCAGGTGAGCGGTGCCTCGCCCCTGCTGGTGGGGCAGATAGCGGAATACTATCTGGGCGGACACGGTGGGATCGGCGTCTATCAGACCTTCACCCATGTGGACACCCGGACCGCACGAGCCAGATGGGACCAGCGGAGCGGACGGGAGGTGGCCGTCTCCGGCTGGCCCGGCTGGCGGCCCAAGGAGGAAGCAGTCATGGACAACATCCCCAGCGCGTATGCGGAGGAAGCAGTGGCCTGGGCCGTGGAAAACGGCCTTTTGCAGGGCAGCGAGGCGGGGAACCTGATGCTCTCCCAGCCCGTCACCCGGCAGCAGCTGGCAGCGGTGTTGTACCGCTTTGCAAAGCTGGAGGGGCAGACCTGATACATTATTAAAATATAGGGTTTCCAGAATGCGGCGGCGTTTCCGGGCTTTTCCGGAAACGCCGCCGCATGATTCCGCAGATTTCACAAATGCTAGAGCCGGGGTGATTGTATGCGGCAGGCACAAGCTCCGCAGAGGAAGTCCCCCAGCCGAACGCCCGCCCTGCGGATCGAGCCGGAAAAGCGGCTCTGTCCGGCCTTTGACCCGGTCAGCATCGCCACCTTCCCGGTGGCGGAGCCGGAAGAGATGGGCTATCGGGTGCTGGACAACTTCTGTGAGGAGCATATCCAGTAAACGGAGGAGCCGTGTCCGGGCGCTGCCTGGATGCGGCTCTTCTGTCAGGAAGTTCTGTTTGTCATGGGCGCGGAATCATGGTACAATGGCTGTAAGGACAGCCGCTGGATTTCACGGCACGGCGGCCGCGTGACATCTCAATGAACAAGACGGGGAGTGGACCCATTGAAACGATGCTTCATTTTTGCCGCAGGCACCTATTACGGCCTGCGGGAGCGGCCCCAGACAGGGGACCTGGTGCTGGCGGCGGATGCCGGGTATCTGGCCTGCCGCCAGGCGGGGATCACCCCGGATCTGCTGCTGGGAGACTTTGACTCCATGGATCAGCCCGCGGACTTTGACCATGTCCGCCGGGTGCCGGTGGAGAAGGATGACACGGACACCATGCTGGCTGTGAAGACGGGGCTGGAGCAGGGCTGCGGCGAGTTTTACATTTACGGCGGCACCGGCGGCAGGCGGCTGGACCACACCCTGGCCAATCTGCAGACACTGCTGTATCTGCGCCGCCATGGGGCCAGGGGATACCTCTATGACAATGATTTTGTGTGGACGGCTGTGGAGAATGAGACCATCACTGTGGAGCAGACGGTGGAGTGGGGCCTGCTCTCCGTCTTCTGCCTGGGTGCACCGGCCTCCGGCATTGACGAGAAGGGTGTGCAGTATCCCCTCTCCCACGCCTCCCTTTCGGCGGAGTTCCCCCTGGGCGTCAGCAACCACATCATCGAGCCCAAGGCCCGGAT
This DNA window, taken from Dysosmobacter welbionis, encodes the following:
- a CDS encoding thiamine diphosphokinase, whose protein sequence is MKRCFIFAAGTYYGLRERPQTGDLVLAADAGYLACRQAGITPDLLLGDFDSMDQPADFDHVRRVPVEKDDTDTMLAVKTGLEQGCGEFYIYGGTGGRRLDHTLANLQTLLYLRRHGARGYLYDNDFVWTAVENETITVEQTVEWGLLSVFCLGAPASGIDEKGVQYPLSHASLSAEFPLGVSNHIIEPKARITVRKGALIVGWELPSGGVVSEIK
- a CDS encoding YcbK family protein, whose protein sequence is MSVGTYSLAREGDKLLSPHFRVREFACRDGADLVKIDTDLVELLERIRTAACGAVTVNSGYRTASYNQKVGGARASQHLLGRAADIQVSGASPLLVGQIAEYYLGGHGGIGVYQTFTHVDTRTARARWDQRSGREVAVSGWPGWRPKEEAVMDNIPSAYAEEAVAWAVENGLLQGSEAGNLMLSQPVTRQQLAAVLYRFAKLEGQT